The Burkholderia cepacia ATCC 25416 genome includes a window with the following:
- a CDS encoding LysR family transcriptional regulator yields MTDRLDGVTTFVQVVESGSFALAAERLDMTRSAVGKAVARLEKRLGARLLQRTTRSQSLTDDGQAYYDRCVRALAELEAAEADLDCGRNEPRGKLRLSVPLAFGHHCVTPVVLDLARTYPDLRIDVSITDRFVDLVEEGIDLAVRIGTLADSTSLAVRRLGTQYGSLGAAPSYLARHGMPKTLDDLKHHRTIAYSRSGVVQPWDLRAPDGSTVRIDMPHQLSFDDVQAIAAAGASGFGIAWLPSWLLDHYVKRGEMTVVLDRCFVCEGDIHAIWPKTRYLPRKTRCVIDAFAQAIPPMIER; encoded by the coding sequence ATGACCGACAGACTCGACGGCGTGACGACCTTCGTCCAGGTAGTGGAATCGGGCAGCTTCGCGCTCGCGGCGGAGCGGCTCGACATGACGCGTTCGGCCGTCGGCAAGGCGGTCGCGCGGCTCGAGAAGCGGCTCGGTGCGCGGCTGCTGCAGCGCACGACGCGCAGCCAGAGCCTGACCGACGACGGCCAGGCGTACTACGACCGCTGCGTGCGCGCGCTGGCGGAACTGGAAGCGGCGGAGGCCGACCTCGACTGCGGCCGCAACGAGCCGCGCGGCAAGCTCCGCCTGAGCGTGCCGCTCGCGTTCGGGCACCACTGCGTGACGCCCGTCGTGCTCGATCTCGCACGCACCTACCCGGATCTGCGGATCGACGTGTCGATCACCGACCGTTTCGTCGATCTCGTCGAGGAAGGCATCGACCTCGCGGTGCGGATCGGCACGCTCGCGGACAGCACGAGCCTCGCGGTGCGGCGGCTCGGCACGCAATACGGGAGCCTCGGCGCGGCGCCGTCGTATCTCGCCCGCCACGGGATGCCGAAGACGCTCGACGACCTGAAGCATCACCGGACGATCGCGTATTCACGCTCGGGCGTGGTTCAACCGTGGGACTTGCGCGCGCCGGACGGCTCGACGGTACGTATCGACATGCCGCACCAGCTCAGTTTCGACGACGTGCAGGCGATCGCGGCGGCCGGCGCATCGGGGTTCGGGATCGCCTGGCTGCCGAGCTGGCTGCTCGATCACTACGTGAAGCGCGGCGAGATGACGGTCGTGCTCGACCGCTGCTTCGTCTGCGAAGGCGACATCCACGCGATCTGGCCGAAGACGCGCTACCTGCCGCGCAAGACGCGCTGCGTGATCGACGCGTTCGCGCAGGCGATTCCGCCGATGATCGAGCGGTGA
- a CDS encoding MFS transporter yields the protein MTLSDSRRNAVALAAVCLTSLMFGLEISSVPVILPTLEHVLHGDFNGMQWIMNAYTIACTTVLMAAGTLADRFGRKRVYVIGTVLFGATSLLCGLAPNVPVLVAGRLLQGASGGAMLICQIAVLSHQFREGRERGRAFGIWGIVFGIGLGFGPIVGGAIVALASWPWVFLVHAPLAAVALVLIGGAVQESRDPHAGSLDVAGIVTLSLAVLGLAFYITQSAELGLTSAAGLGVLGATVLAVAGFFLAERASARPMFDFSVFRIRAFTGAIFGSMGMNFSFWPFMIYLPIWFQVALGYDSVTAGLALLAYTLPTLVAPPFGERLALRYGPGVVIPGGLFTIAAGFALMRIGSAADHASWVTMLPGCVIAGIGLGLTNTPVTNTTTGAVPSARAGMASGIDMSARMISLALNIAAMGFVLVAGIVASLKGGVAGTIGDGALRRLAQEIASGRTDGLHAIAPALAQADPTGAVLHAALVHGFGWVMVYGAAGVAMLATASAVAFAPARRGAAVCE from the coding sequence ATGACGCTATCCGACTCCCGCAGGAATGCGGTCGCGCTCGCGGCCGTCTGTCTCACGTCGCTGATGTTCGGCCTCGAAATCTCGAGCGTGCCGGTGATCCTGCCGACGCTCGAACACGTGCTGCATGGCGATTTCAACGGCATGCAGTGGATCATGAACGCGTACACGATCGCGTGTACGACCGTGCTGATGGCGGCCGGCACGCTCGCCGACCGGTTCGGCCGCAAGCGCGTGTACGTGATCGGCACCGTGCTGTTCGGCGCGACGTCGCTGCTGTGCGGGCTCGCGCCGAACGTGCCGGTGCTCGTCGCGGGCCGGCTGCTGCAGGGCGCCAGCGGCGGCGCGATGCTGATCTGCCAGATTGCGGTGCTGTCGCACCAGTTCCGCGAGGGTCGCGAGCGCGGCCGCGCGTTCGGGATCTGGGGGATCGTGTTCGGCATCGGGCTCGGTTTCGGGCCGATCGTCGGCGGCGCGATCGTCGCGCTGGCGAGCTGGCCGTGGGTGTTCCTCGTCCATGCACCGCTCGCGGCCGTCGCGCTCGTGCTGATCGGCGGCGCGGTGCAGGAGTCGCGCGATCCGCACGCGGGCAGCCTCGACGTGGCGGGGATCGTCACGCTGTCGCTCGCGGTGCTCGGCCTGGCCTTCTACATCACCCAAAGCGCGGAACTCGGGCTGACGAGCGCCGCCGGCCTCGGCGTGCTCGGCGCGACCGTGCTGGCGGTGGCCGGCTTCTTCCTCGCGGAACGCGCGAGCGCGCGGCCGATGTTCGACTTCTCGGTGTTCCGGATCCGCGCGTTCACCGGCGCGATCTTCGGCTCGATGGGGATGAACTTCAGCTTCTGGCCGTTCATGATCTACCTGCCGATCTGGTTCCAGGTCGCGCTCGGCTACGACAGCGTGACGGCCGGCCTCGCGTTGCTCGCGTACACGCTGCCGACGCTGGTCGCGCCGCCGTTCGGCGAGCGGCTCGCGCTGCGCTACGGGCCGGGCGTCGTGATCCCGGGCGGCTTGTTCACGATTGCCGCCGGTTTTGCGCTGATGCGGATCGGCAGCGCGGCCGACCACGCGAGCTGGGTGACGATGCTGCCCGGCTGCGTGATCGCCGGCATCGGGCTCGGGCTCACGAACACGCCGGTGACCAACACGACGACGGGCGCGGTGCCGAGCGCGCGGGCCGGGATGGCGTCGGGCATCGACATGAGCGCGCGGATGATCTCGCTCGCACTGAATATCGCGGCCATGGGCTTCGTGCTGGTCGCGGGGATCGTCGCGAGCCTGAAGGGCGGTGTCGCGGGCACGATCGGCGACGGGGCGCTGCGCCGGCTCGCGCAGGAGATTGCTTCCGGGCGAACCGACGGGCTGCACGCGATCGCACCGGCGCTCGCGCAGGCCGACCCGACCGGCGCGGTGTTGCATGCGGCGCTCGTGCACGGGTTCGGCTGGGTGATGGTGTACGGCGCGGCCGGCGTGGCCATGCTCGCGACGGCGAGTGCGGTGGCGTTCGCGCCGGCGCGGCGCGGGGCGGCCGTGTGCGAATGA
- a CDS encoding efflux transporter outer membrane subunit: MTHSSPLQRLGAFACAAALLAGCAGARHDPLPAVAMPANWSAPVSADAPATTRDWWRSFGDPQLDALIDDALRANNDLAIAAIRVYRAQLQAGLTNTNLTPNVTLGASGAVSRTLDTHQMRRSSNANASLSYEIDLWGRLAALRDAARWEADATAADLEAARLSLIGTTASLYWRIGFLNRQIALGDANIAYAVRTLAVVRSRHTAGAVSGLDLAQAEQSLATQRAAQTRLIQQRTENRHALAILFDRPPQQRAAEPPALPDAPPPEVAAGLPASLLGRRPDLRAAEFRLRESLAQVDATRTSFYPTFTLTGAAGTSSTSLERVLANPVGTLGLGLALPFIQWNTMQLQIKVSKTQYEEAVVGFRQKLYTALAEVENALSARVQLEREAEQRALSLAQAQRAERLAAAQFAAGATAVQPWLDQQQRLRDAQSADEQTRLDRLNNQMTLYRALGGGMS; the protein is encoded by the coding sequence ATGACGCATTCCTCACCGCTTCAGCGCCTCGGCGCATTCGCATGCGCGGCCGCGCTGCTCGCCGGCTGCGCGGGCGCGCGCCATGATCCGCTGCCCGCCGTCGCGATGCCCGCGAACTGGTCGGCGCCGGTTTCCGCCGACGCACCGGCCACGACGCGCGACTGGTGGCGCAGCTTCGGCGATCCGCAACTCGACGCGCTGATCGACGACGCGCTCCGCGCCAACAACGACCTCGCGATCGCGGCGATCCGCGTGTACCGCGCGCAACTGCAGGCCGGGCTCACGAATACGAACCTGACGCCCAACGTGACGCTCGGCGCGAGCGGCGCCGTGTCGCGCACGCTCGATACGCACCAGATGCGCCGGTCGAGCAACGCGAACGCTTCGCTCAGCTATGAAATCGACCTGTGGGGCCGGCTGGCCGCGCTGCGCGACGCCGCGCGCTGGGAAGCCGACGCGACGGCCGCCGATCTCGAAGCCGCGCGGCTGTCGCTGATCGGCACGACCGCGTCGCTGTACTGGCGGATCGGCTTTCTGAACCGGCAGATCGCGCTCGGCGACGCGAACATCGCGTATGCGGTCCGCACGCTCGCGGTCGTCCGGTCACGGCACACGGCCGGCGCCGTGTCGGGGCTCGACCTTGCGCAGGCCGAACAAAGCCTCGCCACGCAACGCGCCGCGCAGACACGCCTGATCCAGCAGCGTACCGAGAACCGTCACGCCCTCGCGATCCTGTTCGACCGGCCACCGCAGCAACGTGCGGCCGAACCGCCGGCGCTGCCGGACGCGCCGCCGCCGGAAGTGGCGGCCGGCCTGCCGGCCAGCCTGCTCGGCCGGCGCCCCGACTTGCGCGCGGCGGAATTCAGGCTGCGCGAATCGCTCGCGCAGGTCGACGCGACACGTACCAGCTTCTACCCGACCTTCACGCTGACCGGCGCGGCCGGCACGTCGAGCACGAGCCTCGAGCGCGTGCTCGCGAATCCGGTCGGCACGCTCGGGCTCGGCCTGGCCCTGCCGTTCATCCAGTGGAACACGATGCAGCTGCAGATCAAGGTGTCGAAGACGCAGTACGAGGAGGCCGTCGTCGGGTTCCGGCAGAAGCTCTACACGGCACTCGCGGAAGTCGAGAACGCGCTGTCGGCGCGCGTCCAGCTCGAACGCGAGGCCGAACAGCGCGCGCTGTCGCTGGCGCAGGCGCAGCGCGCCGAGCGGCTTGCCGCCGCGCAATTCGCGGCCGGCGCGACCGCCGTGCAACCGTGGCTCGACCAGCAGCAGCGGCTGCGCGATGCGCAAAGCGCCGACGAACAGACGCGGCTGGACCGGCTCAACAACCAGATGACGCTGTACCGCGCGCTCGGCGGCGGGATGTCCTGA
- a CDS encoding MacB family efflux pump subunit, with amino-acid sequence MSQPLLKLSAVTRRFPAGDKDVVVLNNVNLSIHAGEIVAIVGASGSGKSTLMNILGCLDHPSEGTYTVGGRDTHMLDSDELAQLRREHFGFVFQRYHLLPHVDAAANLEMPAIYAGTPRAERHARARELLARLGLADRAHHRPGQLSGGQQQRVSIARALMNGGQVILADEPTGALDTKSGQDVIRILHELNALGHTIVIVTHDKAVARHARRIIEISDGAIVADRPNRHHAEALAEAAAGADAAEASEAATGTPSARDRRDMPSPPAAVAPDPQADAAPRARRFAAGSGRFAEACRMAWIALVSHRLRTLLTMLGIIIGITSVVSIVAIGEGAKRYMLDEIGSIGTNTINIYPGTDWGDSRADAIQTLVPADVAALAEQPYVDSATPETSRTLLLRYRNVDVNALVSGVGDRFFQARGMRFALGVAFDEDAVRRQVQVAVIDQNTRRKLFGATRNPIGEVILVDNVPCVVIGVTADKKSAFGSMKSLNVWVPYTTASGRLFGQRYLDSITVRVRDGQPSAAAEKSLETLMKQRHGRKDFFTYNMDSVVKTVEKTGQSLTLLLSLIAVISLVVGGIGVMNIMLVSVTERTREIGIRMAVGARQSDILQQFLVEAVLVCLLGGTIGIALSFGLGALFSMFVAQWKMVFSAGAIVTAFVCSTLTGVIFGFMPARNASRLDPIDALARD; translated from the coding sequence ATGAGCCAGCCCCTGCTGAAACTCTCCGCCGTCACACGACGCTTTCCGGCCGGCGACAAGGACGTCGTCGTGCTGAACAACGTCAACCTGTCGATCCACGCGGGCGAGATCGTCGCGATCGTCGGCGCGTCGGGCTCCGGGAAGTCGACGCTGATGAACATCCTCGGCTGCCTCGACCACCCGAGCGAAGGCACCTACACGGTCGGCGGTCGCGACACGCACATGCTCGACAGCGACGAGCTCGCCCAACTGCGCCGCGAGCACTTCGGCTTCGTGTTCCAGCGCTATCACCTGCTGCCGCACGTCGATGCCGCCGCGAACCTCGAAATGCCCGCGATCTATGCCGGCACGCCGCGCGCGGAGCGGCACGCGCGCGCACGCGAGCTGCTCGCGCGCCTCGGGCTCGCGGATCGCGCGCACCATCGCCCCGGGCAACTGTCCGGCGGCCAGCAGCAGCGCGTGAGCATCGCGCGCGCGCTGATGAACGGCGGCCAGGTGATCCTCGCCGACGAACCGACCGGCGCGCTCGACACGAAAAGCGGCCAGGACGTGATCCGCATCCTGCACGAGCTGAACGCGCTCGGCCATACGATCGTCATCGTCACGCACGACAAGGCCGTCGCGCGCCATGCGCGGCGCATCATCGAGATCAGCGACGGCGCGATCGTCGCCGACCGGCCGAACCGCCACCATGCGGAAGCCCTCGCGGAAGCAGCCGCGGGCGCGGATGCGGCGGAAGCGAGCGAAGCGGCCACCGGCACACCATCCGCCCGCGATCGTCGCGACATGCCGTCGCCGCCCGCGGCAGTCGCCCCCGATCCGCAGGCCGATGCCGCCCCCCGCGCGCGCCGCTTCGCGGCCGGCTCCGGGCGCTTCGCCGAGGCCTGCCGGATGGCGTGGATCGCACTCGTGTCGCACCGGCTGCGCACGCTGCTGACGATGCTCGGCATCATCATCGGCATCACGTCGGTCGTGTCGATCGTCGCGATCGGCGAAGGCGCGAAGCGCTACATGCTCGACGAGATCGGCAGCATCGGCACGAACACGATCAACATCTACCCGGGCACCGACTGGGGCGACAGCCGCGCCGATGCGATCCAGACGCTCGTGCCCGCCGATGTCGCCGCGCTCGCCGAGCAGCCGTACGTCGACAGCGCGACGCCCGAAACGTCGCGCACGCTGCTGCTGCGCTACCGCAATGTCGACGTGAACGCGCTCGTGAGCGGCGTCGGCGACCGCTTCTTCCAGGCGCGCGGGATGCGCTTCGCGCTCGGTGTCGCATTCGACGAGGACGCGGTGCGCCGCCAGGTGCAGGTGGCCGTGATCGACCAGAACACGCGCCGCAAGCTGTTCGGCGCGACGCGCAACCCGATCGGCGAAGTGATCCTGGTCGACAACGTGCCGTGCGTCGTGATCGGCGTGACGGCGGACAAGAAAAGCGCGTTCGGCAGCATGAAGAGCCTGAACGTGTGGGTGCCGTACACGACCGCGAGCGGGCGTCTCTTCGGGCAGCGTTATCTCGACAGCATCACCGTGCGCGTGCGCGACGGGCAGCCGAGCGCCGCCGCCGAAAAGAGCCTCGAAACGCTGATGAAGCAGCGCCACGGCCGCAAGGACTTCTTCACGTACAACATGGACAGCGTCGTGAAGACCGTCGAGAAGACCGGCCAGTCGCTGACGCTGCTGCTGTCGCTGATCGCCGTGATCTCGCTCGTCGTCGGCGGAATCGGCGTGATGAACATCATGCTGGTGTCGGTGACCGAGCGCACGCGCGAAATCGGCATCCGGATGGCGGTCGGCGCGCGCCAGTCCGACATCCTGCAGCAGTTTCTCGTCGAGGCCGTGCTGGTCTGCCTGCTCGGCGGCACGATCGGCATCGCGCTGTCGTTCGGGCTCGGCGCGCTGTTCTCGATGTTCGTCGCGCAGTGGAAGATGGTGTTCTCGGCCGGCGCAATCGTGACCGCGTTCGTCTGCTCGACGCTCACCGGTGTGATATTCGGCTTCATGCCCGCGCGCAACGCATCGCGGCTCGATCCGATCGATGCGCTCGCGCGCGACTGA
- the macA gene encoding macrolide transporter subunit MacA produces the protein MTQKTHRRRRIVLATVAIVAIATGVTLKACAPDKHPQYLSAPVSRGDLENAVLATGALQAFRQVDVGAQVSGQLKSLKVKLGDKVTKGQWLAEIDPVLSENALRQARASEESLRAQQQSTAAQLTQAELAFRRQQAMLPDDATSRESFEAARATLDVQRATLASLAAQIRSARIQIETAQANLGYTRIVAPIDGQVVAIVTQEGQTVIAQQQAPVILKLADLDTMTVKAQVSEADVIRVNAGQTAYFTILGEPDRRHYGKLRAIEPAPQNYAETQSALGGGAGGGAKPNSAVFYNALFEVPNPEHRLRISMTAQVNIVLGNARNALSIPAAALGEKRKDGTYAVRVLRADGSTETRNVRIGINNNVRVEVLAGLKDGERVVIGEASADDHAPLADVV, from the coding sequence ATGACTCAGAAGACCCATCGCCGCCGGCGCATCGTGCTGGCCACCGTTGCCATCGTCGCGATCGCCACCGGTGTCACGCTGAAGGCGTGCGCACCCGACAAGCATCCGCAATACCTGTCCGCGCCCGTCTCGCGCGGCGACCTCGAAAACGCGGTGCTGGCCACCGGTGCGCTGCAGGCATTCAGGCAGGTCGACGTCGGCGCACAAGTCTCGGGGCAGTTGAAGTCGCTGAAGGTCAAGCTCGGCGACAAAGTCACGAAGGGCCAGTGGCTCGCCGAGATCGACCCCGTGCTCTCGGAAAACGCGCTGCGGCAGGCACGCGCCAGCGAAGAAAGCCTGCGCGCGCAGCAGCAATCGACCGCCGCGCAACTCACGCAGGCGGAACTCGCGTTCCGGCGCCAGCAGGCCATGCTGCCCGACGACGCGACGTCGCGCGAGTCGTTCGAAGCCGCGCGCGCGACGCTCGACGTACAGCGCGCGACGCTCGCGTCGCTCGCCGCGCAGATCCGCTCGGCCCGCATCCAGATCGAGACCGCGCAGGCCAACCTCGGCTACACGCGCATCGTCGCGCCAATCGACGGCCAGGTCGTCGCGATCGTCACGCAGGAAGGCCAGACGGTGATCGCGCAACAGCAGGCGCCGGTGATCCTGAAGCTCGCGGATCTCGACACGATGACCGTGAAGGCGCAGGTGTCGGAAGCCGACGTGATCCGCGTGAACGCCGGCCAGACCGCGTATTTCACGATCCTGGGCGAACCGGACAGGCGCCACTACGGCAAGCTGCGCGCGATCGAGCCGGCGCCGCAGAACTACGCCGAGACGCAAAGCGCACTCGGCGGCGGCGCGGGCGGCGGCGCGAAACCGAATTCGGCAGTGTTCTACAACGCGTTGTTCGAGGTGCCGAATCCCGAGCACCGGCTGCGCATCTCGATGACCGCGCAGGTCAACATCGTGCTCGGCAACGCGCGCAACGCGCTCAGCATTCCGGCCGCCGCGCTCGGCGAGAAGCGCAAGGACGGCACCTACGCGGTGCGCGTGCTGCGCGCCGACGGCAGCACGGAAACGCGCAACGTCCGCATCGGCATCAACAACAACGTGCGCGTCGAAGTGCTGGCCGGCCTGAAGGACGGCGAACGCGTCGTGATCGGCGAGGCGTCCGCAGACGACCACGCGCCGCTGGCGGACGTGGTGTGA
- a CDS encoding class I SAM-dependent methyltransferase, with the protein MTQNIYDDPAFFEGYSRLNRSIHGLDGAPEWPALRALLPDLHGRRVLDLGCGYGWFSRWAAGQGAASVLGIDVSERMLERAASNAAHPAITYRRADLETLALPDAAFDLAYSALAFHYIADLDTLFRTLHRALVPGGRLVFSIEHPVYTAPRRPGFVVDAQGNRSWPLDGYQREGERVTDWLAPGVVKQHRTLGTLVNLLIGSGFTLTHLDEWGPTQEQVDALPALDEERDRPMMALVAARR; encoded by the coding sequence ATGACGCAGAACATCTACGACGACCCGGCCTTCTTCGAAGGCTACAGCCGCCTGAACCGCTCGATCCACGGACTCGACGGTGCCCCCGAATGGCCCGCGCTGCGCGCGCTGCTGCCCGACCTGCACGGTCGCCGCGTGCTCGACCTCGGCTGCGGCTACGGCTGGTTCAGCCGCTGGGCCGCCGGCCAGGGCGCGGCAAGCGTACTCGGCATCGACGTGTCCGAGCGCATGCTCGAACGTGCGGCATCGAACGCCGCGCATCCGGCAATCACGTACCGTCGCGCCGACCTCGAAACGCTCGCGCTGCCGGATGCCGCGTTCGATCTCGCGTACAGCGCGCTCGCGTTCCATTACATCGCAGACCTCGATACCTTGTTCCGCACGCTCCATCGCGCGCTCGTGCCGGGCGGGCGGCTCGTGTTCTCGATCGAGCATCCGGTCTATACGGCGCCGCGCCGGCCCGGTTTCGTCGTCGACGCGCAGGGCAACCGCTCGTGGCCGCTCGACGGCTATCAGCGCGAAGGCGAACGCGTGACCGACTGGCTCGCGCCGGGCGTCGTCAAGCAGCACCGCACGCTCGGCACGCTCGTGAACCTGCTGATAGGCAGCGGCTTCACGCTCACGCACCTGGACGAATGGGGGCCGACGCAGGAACAGGTCGATGCCCTGCCCGCGCTCGACGAGGAACGCGACCGGCCGATGATGGCCCTCGTCGCCGCACGGCGATAA
- a CDS encoding HD domain-containing protein: MNPDTIHARLAFLREAERLKDVLRSGHTSAGRAESTAEHSWRLCLMALVFADALPGIDTLKLLKLCVVHDLGEALHGDIPAIEQAAHPDKSAHERDDLLTLTAPLDPARRDEIVALWDEYEAAASPEARAAKAFDKLETILQHTQGSNPPDFDYAFNLGYGRRYTDAAPLFSAIRDIVDADTQRRIDAGGQHE; encoded by the coding sequence ATGAACCCCGATACGATCCACGCGCGGCTCGCGTTCCTGCGCGAAGCCGAACGCCTGAAGGATGTGCTGCGCAGCGGCCACACGTCGGCCGGGCGCGCGGAAAGCACCGCCGAGCATAGCTGGCGGCTGTGCCTGATGGCGCTCGTATTCGCCGATGCGCTGCCCGGCATCGACACGCTGAAGCTGCTGAAGCTGTGTGTCGTCCACGATCTCGGTGAGGCGCTGCACGGCGACATCCCCGCGATCGAGCAGGCCGCGCACCCCGACAAGAGCGCGCACGAACGCGACGACCTGCTGACGCTGACCGCGCCGCTCGATCCGGCACGGCGCGACGAAATCGTCGCACTGTGGGATGAATACGAAGCGGCCGCGTCGCCGGAAGCGCGCGCGGCGAAAGCGTTCGACAAGCTGGAGACGATCCTGCAGCACACCCAGGGCAGCAACCCGCCCGATTTCGACTACGCGTTCAATCTCGGCTACGGCCGCCGCTATACCGACGCCGCACCGCTGTTCAGCGCGATCCGCGACATCGTCGACGCCGACACGCAACGCCGGATCGACGCGGGTGGGCAGCACGAGTAA
- a CDS encoding helix-turn-helix domain-containing protein, with amino-acid sequence MSASPLHAPPLGPQLKRWRALHRVKQSHAAELFGVAQSTISRWEAGLQQMSPGERAAAERLLAARLDSAGDHALARLVAGSAGRMHLVCDLTHRLLACSPARAAEFSQPLSMLLGTSLWRYATPEIVRMEAALDTLGWHDRAGPPSVEFDTGANASRVVPIRGSLCRWTRMTLSDGAAARLVETL; translated from the coding sequence ATGTCTGCCTCACCGCTACACGCACCACCACTCGGCCCGCAACTCAAGCGCTGGCGAGCGCTGCACCGCGTGAAGCAGAGCCACGCGGCGGAGCTGTTCGGCGTGGCGCAATCGACGATCTCGCGCTGGGAAGCCGGCCTGCAACAGATGTCGCCCGGCGAACGCGCGGCGGCCGAACGGCTGCTCGCCGCGCGCCTCGATTCCGCGGGCGATCACGCGCTTGCGCGGCTCGTCGCGGGCAGCGCGGGCCGCATGCATCTCGTGTGCGACCTCACGCACCGGCTACTTGCCTGTTCGCCCGCGCGTGCAGCCGAATTCTCGCAACCGCTGTCGATGCTGCTCGGCACGTCGCTGTGGCGCTATGCGACGCCGGAAATCGTCCGCATGGAAGCCGCGCTCGATACGCTCGGCTGGCATGATCGCGCGGGGCCGCCGAGCGTCGAATTCGATACCGGCGCGAATGCGTCGCGCGTCGTGCCGATCCGCGGCAGCCTGTGCCGGTGGACACGGATGACGTTGTCGGACGGGGCGGCCGCGCGGCTCGTGGAAACGCTGTAA
- a CDS encoding HdeD family acid-resistance protein, producing the protein MVRLVLLLLGIEYLRTRWRGLTALGWVWVVAGVVIFVDALDGALHFPIQIFAWLFLIEGLATLAVAGSGVGGQRVLRYVKGIAVVVAAGLVFAGHHHGHFLLSMIFGTLFLVDGLLQCTAAWMVRYRRWNVAFAWGVVEILLAIFFYQPYPTHYVGTVPYCLGLLLIFGGMHMLSLAARVRRLTRNPAFATSPAPALAPDLDDARDLPHFAQSEWDGPPADGEHALTVHVWTPTGTSKAEAQRYPVIDRYIAAVDVNGVISTGHAALESPEGIYISLYPGVEIDRSPDEFTRILRATRENDVPGLFQPDYATESKAWCPSTVRVRIRNYDPAKLDAFWSSYRQNVTYNLTHRNCSSTVSNALEAALDGAVWRLKGARAGWGAFVRLLLTPELWVAAQIRKRAVTMAWTPGLTLDYARALSMLADPRPFAWWKVARSAVKAIMASRRTWREQDNAALSPGGSEAASLK; encoded by the coding sequence ATGGTACGACTGGTCTTACTGCTGTTGGGCATCGAATACTTGCGCACCCGCTGGCGCGGGCTGACCGCACTCGGCTGGGTGTGGGTTGTCGCGGGTGTCGTGATCTTCGTCGACGCGCTCGACGGCGCGCTGCATTTTCCGATCCAGATCTTCGCGTGGCTGTTCCTGATCGAGGGGCTCGCGACGCTCGCGGTGGCCGGCAGCGGCGTCGGCGGGCAGCGCGTCCTGCGCTACGTGAAGGGGATCGCGGTCGTGGTGGCCGCCGGGCTCGTGTTCGCGGGGCATCACCACGGCCATTTCCTGCTGTCGATGATCTTCGGCACGCTGTTCCTCGTCGACGGGCTGCTGCAGTGCACCGCCGCGTGGATGGTGCGCTATCGCCGCTGGAACGTCGCCTTCGCGTGGGGCGTCGTCGAGATCCTGCTGGCGATCTTCTTCTACCAGCCGTACCCGACCCACTATGTGGGCACCGTGCCGTACTGCCTCGGCCTGCTGCTGATATTCGGCGGGATGCACATGCTGAGCCTCGCCGCACGCGTGCGGCGACTGACGCGCAATCCGGCGTTCGCGACCTCGCCGGCGCCGGCACTCGCGCCGGACCTCGACGATGCGCGCGACCTGCCGCATTTCGCCCAATCCGAATGGGACGGCCCGCCGGCCGACGGCGAGCATGCGCTCACCGTGCACGTGTGGACGCCGACCGGTACGTCGAAAGCCGAAGCGCAACGCTACCCCGTGATCGACCGCTATATCGCGGCGGTGGACGTCAACGGCGTGATCTCGACCGGGCACGCGGCGCTGGAATCGCCGGAGGGCATCTATATCAGCCTGTATCCGGGCGTCGAAATCGATCGTTCTCCGGATGAATTCACGCGCATCCTGCGTGCAACCCGCGAAAACGACGTGCCGGGCCTGTTCCAGCCCGACTACGCGACCGAGTCGAAGGCATGGTGCCCGTCGACCGTGCGCGTGCGGATCCGCAACTACGATCCGGCGAAGCTGGACGCGTTCTGGTCGTCGTACCGGCAGAACGTGACGTACAACCTCACGCACCGCAACTGCTCGAGCACCGTGTCGAACGCACTCGAAGCCGCGCTCGACGGCGCGGTGTGGCGGCTGAAGGGCGCGCGCGCCGGATGGGGCGCGTTCGTGCGGTTGCTGCTCACGCCCGAGCTGTGGGTTGCCGCGCAGATCCGCAAGCGCGCGGTGACGATGGCATGGACGCCCGGGCTCACGCTCGACTATGCGCGCGCGCTCAGCATGCTTGCCGACCCGCGGCCGTTCGCGTGGTGGAAGGTCGCGCGCTCGGCCGTGAAGGCGATCATGGCTTCGCGCCGCACGTGGCGCGAGCAGGACAATGCGGCGCTGTCGCCGGGCGGATCGGAGGCCGCGTCGTTGAAGTGA
- a CDS encoding OsmC family protein yields MVTATRLGKPHCVEIGNGRSVVRSDTHKDGQGGDAGMRPHELLESALAACVCMSIDLAARRAGVTLPACTADVTVDRLDHETGFDIALRFAAPLSHAQQTLVRDAVRASPVARTLGKPIRVRPATIASG; encoded by the coding sequence ATGGTGACCGCGACACGGCTCGGCAAGCCACATTGCGTCGAGATCGGCAACGGGCGCAGCGTCGTGCGCTCGGACACGCACAAGGACGGCCAGGGCGGCGACGCCGGCATGCGGCCGCACGAACTGCTCGAAAGCGCGCTCGCGGCCTGCGTCTGCATGTCGATCGACCTGGCCGCACGACGCGCGGGCGTGACGCTGCCCGCATGCACGGCGGACGTCACCGTCGATCGCCTCGACCATGAAACGGGCTTCGACATCGCACTGCGCTTCGCTGCGCCGCTGTCGCACGCGCAGCAGACACTCGTGCGCGACGCGGTGCGGGCTTCTCCGGTCGCGCGGACGCTCGGCAAGCCGATACGGGTCAGGCCGGCCACGATCGCGAGCGGCTGA